A genomic region of Dreissena polymorpha isolate Duluth1 chromosome 4, UMN_Dpol_1.0, whole genome shotgun sequence contains the following coding sequences:
- the LOC127876409 gene encoding NF-kappa-B inhibitor cactus-like, with amino-acid sequence MTKLNDTDGKEADAIRSKLSHLTCNMEGTHHTVKKSRIAMFTDARQISEEEGDCLRTDESPSSVVTTDPFSAKDKYPSVTMLCDELDSCDLSDLQSNGHQDLNSVNVNNLLQRTTQQDIVCYTEEMFEKDADGDTPLHLAIIMEKLLLVSIFIKMAPAYKFLSIRNKLFQTPLHLAVIMRMMDIVRQLMCAGADVTAVDRNGNTPLHIACRDGLYEIVRYLLEPVRHGEIQRNPYDIPYQRIPQDFDIANYDGLTCLHLAVMNRHMDILQHLIERDVDLNMIERKAGRTVLHMTCISGDVKLVRTLMSVRSCNIDARTYSGYTPLDLARDYNQDGVYTILAAAGAKHSAESVDCDSD; translated from the coding sequence ATGACAAAACTGAATGATACTGATGGAAAAGAGGCCGATGCTATTCGTAGCAAACTATCACATTTGACCTGCAATATGGAAGGAACGCACCACACTGTGAAGAAATCCAGAATAGCCATGTTTACGGATGCCCGGCAGATATCGGAGGAGGAGGGGGATTGCCTTCGGACAGACGAATCGCCGTCCTCAGTAGTCACAACAGATCCATTCTCTGCGAAGGATAAATATCCCTCGGTGACAATGCTGTGTGATGAACTAGACTCATGTGACTTGTCCGACCTTCAATCTAATGGACACCAAGATTTAAATAGtgttaatgtcaataatttacttCAAAGAACTACACAACAGGACATCGTGTGTTATACGGAAGAAATGTTTGAAAAAGACGCTGACGGCGATACGCCTTTGCACCTTGCAATTATTATGGAAAAACTGTTGTTGGTTAGTATATTTATCAAAATGGCTCCAGCGTATAAGTTTCTGTCCATACGAAACAAACTCTTCCAAACGCCGCTCCATTTGGCGGTCATTATGCGAATGATGGACATCGTGCGACAGCTGATGTGCGCAGGCGCAGACGTCACGGCAGTCGATAGGAACGGCAATACGCCGCTTCATATAGCTTGTCGTGATGGTTTGTACGAAATTGTTCGATATTTGTTAGAGCCAGTACGACACGGAGAAATCCAGCGCAATCCATACGATATACCTTATCAACGAATTCCACAGGATTTCGATATCGCGAACTACGACGGTTTGACCTGTCTACATCTTGCAGTCATGAATAGGCACATGGATATATTACAACACCTCATCGAACGCGACGTAGACTTGAACATGATCGAGCGGAAAGCGGGTAGAACTGTTCTTCACATGACGTGTATTAGCGGTGACGTCAAACTGGTGCGGACGTTAATGAGTGTTAGATCGTGCAATATAGACGCACGGACGTACAGCGGATACACGCCCCTTGACCTGGCCCGGGACTACAACCAGGACGGGGTATACACGATCCTTGCGGCTGCAGGCGCAAAGCATAGCGCAGAATCTGTGGACTGTGACTCAGATTGA